One stretch of Kogia breviceps isolate mKogBre1 chromosome 18, mKogBre1 haplotype 1, whole genome shotgun sequence DNA includes these proteins:
- the LOC136791966 gene encoding zinc finger protein 419-like isoform X3 has product MAAAAPRNLSQGSVTFEDVAVYFSWEEWNLLDDAQRCLYHNVMLENLALITSLGCVLHLMRPLPFCDLYSSVVLSRPILNWNQLLAPANNPMDRFLGCWHGAEDEEAPPEQSISVHRMSQAIFHRAQHC; this is encoded by the exons atggcggcggcggcgccgcggAACCTATCTCAG GGCAGTGTGACCTTTGAGGATGTGGCTGTGTACTTCTCCTGGGAGGAATGGAATCTCCTTGATGATGCTCAGAGATGCCTGTACCACAACGTGATGCTGGAGAACTTGGCACTTATAACTTCCTTGG GTTGTGTCCTTCACCTCATGAGACCTCTCCCATTCTGTGATCTTTATAGCTCAGTAGTGCTAAGCAGACCCATCCTCAACTGGAACCAACTCCTTGCTCCTGCAAACAATCCCATGGACAGGTTCCTAG GTTGTTGGCATGGAGCAGAGGATGAAGAGGCACCTCCTGAACAGAGCATTTCTGTACATAGAATGTCACAG GCGATATTTCATCGTGCTCAGCACTGTTGA
- the LOC136791966 gene encoding zinc finger protein 586-like isoform X8, translating to MAAAAPRNLSQGSVTFEDVAVYFSWEEWNLLDDAQRCLYHNVMLENLALITSLGCWHGAEDEEAPPEQSISVHRMSQAIFHRAQHC from the exons atggcggcggcggcgccgcggAACCTATCTCAG GGCAGTGTGACCTTTGAGGATGTGGCTGTGTACTTCTCCTGGGAGGAATGGAATCTCCTTGATGATGCTCAGAGATGCCTGTACCACAACGTGATGCTGGAGAACTTGGCACTTATAACTTCCTTGG GTTGTTGGCATGGAGCAGAGGATGAAGAGGCACCTCCTGAACAGAGCATTTCTGTACATAGAATGTCACAG GCGATATTTCATCGTGCTCAGCACTGTTGA
- the LOC131744840 gene encoding zinc finger protein 154-like, translating to MDRASFMKDCKFFVSGKSLSRGESTYTREKSNRGTECGAAFHRGKTHYNSGECTEDFSCKHMLFQHQRVPTREKCYMCSECGKSFSKSYSLNDHWRVHTREKPYECGECRKTFRQSSSLIQHRRVHTGARPHECDECGKLFSNKSNLIKHRRIHTGERPYECSECGKSFSESSALLQHRSVHTGERPYECSECGKFFTYHSSLIKHQRVHSGSRPYECSECGKSFTQNSSLIEHRRVHSGERPYKCSECGKSFSQSSALLQHRRVHTGERPYECSECGKFFTYSSSLLKHQRVHTGSRPYECSECGKSFTQNSSLIKHRRIHTGEKPYECSECGKSFSHSSSLIKHRRVHTG from the coding sequence ATGGACAGAGCCTCATTTATGAAAGACTGCAAATTTTTtgtgtcagggaagtccctttcccgTGGGGAGTCCACATACACCAGGGAGAAGTCAAACAGGGGAACTGAGTGTGGAGCTGCCTTTCACAGGGGGAAAACTCATTATAACTCTGGAGAATGTACTGAAGACTTTAGTTGCAAACACATGCTTTTTCAGCACCAAAGAGTCCCCACTAGAGAAAAATGCTACATGTGCAGcgaatgtgggaaatcttttagCAAAAGCTACAGCCTCAATGACCATTGGAGAGTTCATACTAGGGAAAAGCCTTATGAGTGTGGGGAATGTAGGAAAACCTTTAGGCAAAGCTCTAGCCTCATTCAACACCGGAGAGTTCACACTGGAGCGAGGCCTCATGAGTGTGACGAATGTGGAAAATTATTTAGCAACAAATCCAACCTCATTAAACATCGGAGAATTCATACTGGGGAAAGGCCGTATGAGtgtagtgaatgtgggaaatcctttAGCGAAAGCTCTGCACTCCTTCAACACCGGAGTGTTCatactggagaaaggccttatgagtgcagtgagTGTGGGAAATTCTTTACCTACCACTCCAGTCTCATAAAACACCAGAGAGTTCACTCTGGATCAAGGCCctatgagtgcagtgaatgtggaaaaTCCTTTACTCAAAACTCTAGCCTCATTGAACACCGTAGAGTTCATAGTGGAGAAAGGCCTTATAAGTGCAGcgaatgtgggaaatcttttagCCAAAGCTCTGCACTTCTGCAACATCGgagagttcacactggagaaaggccttatgagtgcagcGAATGTGGGAAATTCTTTACTTACAGCTCCAGTCTCTTGAAACACCAGAGAGTTCACACTGGATCAAGGCCTTATGAGtgtagtgaatgtgggaaatcctttACTCAAAACTCCAGCCTCATTAAACACAggagaattcacactggagaaaaaccTTATGAGTGCAGcgaatgtgggaaatcttttagCCATAGCTCCAGCCTCATTAAACACCGAAGAGTTCACACTGGTTAA
- the LOC136791966 gene encoding zinc finger protein 671-like isoform X2 translates to MAAAAPRNLSQGSVTFEDVAVYFSWEEWNLLDDAQRCLYHNVMLENLALITSLGCVLHLMRPLPFCDLYSSVVLSRPILNWNQLLAPANNPMDRFLGCWHGAEDEEAPPEQSISVHRMSQYSELAEIPQCPLSLQLPCGGDTFLDNGCSAWLCSNL, encoded by the exons atggcggcggcggcgccgcggAACCTATCTCAG GGCAGTGTGACCTTTGAGGATGTGGCTGTGTACTTCTCCTGGGAGGAATGGAATCTCCTTGATGATGCTCAGAGATGCCTGTACCACAACGTGATGCTGGAGAACTTGGCACTTATAACTTCCTTGG GTTGTGTCCTTCACCTCATGAGACCTCTCCCATTCTGTGATCTTTATAGCTCAGTAGTGCTAAGCAGACCCATCCTCAACTGGAACCAACTCCTTGCTCCTGCAAACAATCCCATGGACAGGTTCCTAG GTTGTTGGCATGGAGCAGAGGATGAAGAGGCACCTCCTGAACAGAGCATTTCTGTACATAGAATGTCACAG TATTCTGAGCTGGCTGAAATACCTCAGTGTCCCTTGAGTTTGCAACTTCCTTGTGGAGGAGACACATTCCTGGATAATGGATGTTCAGCCTGGTTGTGTTCAAATCTCTGA
- the LOC136791966 gene encoding zinc finger protein 772-like isoform X4: MAAAAPRNLSQGSVTFEDVAVYFSWEEWNLLDDAQRCLYHNVMLENLALITSLGCVLHLMRPLPFCDLYSSVVLSRPILNWNQLLAPANNPMDRFLGCWHGAEDEEAPPEQSISVHRMSQCNNTGGDPL; the protein is encoded by the exons atggcggcggcggcgccgcggAACCTATCTCAG GGCAGTGTGACCTTTGAGGATGTGGCTGTGTACTTCTCCTGGGAGGAATGGAATCTCCTTGATGATGCTCAGAGATGCCTGTACCACAACGTGATGCTGGAGAACTTGGCACTTATAACTTCCTTGG GTTGTGTCCTTCACCTCATGAGACCTCTCCCATTCTGTGATCTTTATAGCTCAGTAGTGCTAAGCAGACCCATCCTCAACTGGAACCAACTCCTTGCTCCTGCAAACAATCCCATGGACAGGTTCCTAG GTTGTTGGCATGGAGCAGAGGATGAAGAGGCACCTCCTGAACAGAGCATTTCTGTACATAGAATGTCACAG TGCAACAACACAGGAGGAGATCCCTTATGA
- the LOC136791966 gene encoding zinc finger protein 586-like isoform X7 has protein sequence MAAAAPRNLSQGSVTFEDVAVYFSWEEWNLLDDAQRCLYHNVMLENLALITSLGCWHGAEDEEAPPEQSISVHRMSQYSELAEIPQCPLSLQLPCGGDTFLDNGCSAWLCSNL, from the exons atggcggcggcggcgccgcggAACCTATCTCAG GGCAGTGTGACCTTTGAGGATGTGGCTGTGTACTTCTCCTGGGAGGAATGGAATCTCCTTGATGATGCTCAGAGATGCCTGTACCACAACGTGATGCTGGAGAACTTGGCACTTATAACTTCCTTGG GTTGTTGGCATGGAGCAGAGGATGAAGAGGCACCTCCTGAACAGAGCATTTCTGTACATAGAATGTCACAG TATTCTGAGCTGGCTGAAATACCTCAGTGTCCCTTGAGTTTGCAACTTCCTTGTGGAGGAGACACATTCCTGGATAATGGATGTTCAGCCTGGTTGTGTTCAAATCTCTGA
- the LOC136791966 gene encoding zinc finger protein 772-like isoform X6: MAAAAPRNLSQGSVTFEDVAVYFSWEEWNLLDDAQRCLYHNVMLENLALITSLGCVLHLMRPLPFCDLYSSVVLSRPILNWNQLLAPANNPMDRFLGCWHGAEDEEAPPEQSISVHRMSQVQLH, encoded by the exons atggcggcggcggcgccgcggAACCTATCTCAG GGCAGTGTGACCTTTGAGGATGTGGCTGTGTACTTCTCCTGGGAGGAATGGAATCTCCTTGATGATGCTCAGAGATGCCTGTACCACAACGTGATGCTGGAGAACTTGGCACTTATAACTTCCTTGG GTTGTGTCCTTCACCTCATGAGACCTCTCCCATTCTGTGATCTTTATAGCTCAGTAGTGCTAAGCAGACCCATCCTCAACTGGAACCAACTCCTTGCTCCTGCAAACAATCCCATGGACAGGTTCCTAG GTTGTTGGCATGGAGCAGAGGATGAAGAGGCACCTCCTGAACAGAGCATTTCTGTACATAGAATGTCACAG GTCCAACTTCACTGA